The DNA window ACAAATTTTTCACTCTATTTTGATCACACTGTTTGAAATTTCCTATATTTGGCCAGATAGGAAGAAAAGTACAGACAGACAGATTAGAACAGATAGCTTACCAGGTAAGAATTGGAGTTAATAAAGCTAGAAACTACTACAAGAGGCAGTAACCTTGCAGTTGGATGTTTAAGGGTTCAGGTTTTTTTTCCTTATAAAAAGGAGCATTCTCATAACAGGTTTCACTGTTCCAAATAAGTTTCAGTGAGGTCATGATTGAAGCTTGATCGCAAAAAGGTCATGAATGTAGTATCAATTACGACGATTCTACAATGAGGACAGACAAGCCAATGTTCAACTCAAATGCTGTATAACTCAGTTCCAAAGCCTCATGTTTGTAAGTGTTTCTCTGTTCACCTTGGTAAAGGTTCCACTAATATAATCTGCAGCTTCTCTTCCTAACTTCATTGCATCTTCAACCTTAGAAACACCAAACTGTACCATCACAGAATCAGTGTCCCCGTAAATTACCTGCGAAGTCACCAAATTTGCTGTATCAGTAATCAGAAAATGAGTGAAAGGAATCTTCAAACCCAAAAAATAGGCAAACAAGAAAGCTTGCTGATGAAAAACTGATTACAGTGCTAATGCCTAGACTTCCAAGAAATTGAACATGGGAGGGCAAGATATCATGTGAATAAGGTCTTGAGGTCCTTGAGTGCACGGTGAAGCTCTAATTCAGTGTCACTATGCTGATGTCTAGCTAATGGAATCAAATTTACATGTGCCCAATGTATAGTGTCAATTTTTAGATGGTGGTTTGCATGGGTTGAACCTTTTATATATGTATTGAGTTGCTTTTCAATTGATGTCCCTAGAACATCAGATATCATAGGGCTGCAATACTCATAGATCAATCATGAAGATACAAGGTATCACATTGTACAAGGGCAAAAGCTGAAGTCTTGAACTCTGTGAGACCAAGCAGAAAAAATTAACAGGGAATCTAACATATTTGTATAAGAATAATGCAACACTACTTTACCTCAGCATTATGCTCATAACCTCCTACTGTTGTGAATTTATCTTCAACAAGCTTTTTTGTATGTTCAATCATTTGTCGTCCTGTGTGACCAAAATGCTTCAGTGCAAGAAACTCGACATCGAAATTGCTAGCAAACCATACAATGAATTTCTTAATTATGTTGAGTGAAACTAAGGCTTACCATAGCTGGTCACACTTGAAGAAATCTCTAAGCAAGGTAACTGACCAACAGTTGCACCAGTGAAACCATAAACTGAGTTTGCGCTTATCTGAAACATAAGCAATTCAACAATGTCATTATTCAAGTAGCTCAAATTTGAATCGATGTTTTGATGGAATAAAGGGTGAAAAGATATGGAAGTACTTTCAGTGCAAGCTGACGACCATCAAGAACAGCCCTTTCAAGTGGGTCCTTTGCTTCCTGAACAAATAATTGGCGATTTTAACATGGGACAAAGACTTAGCACTGCATGAATATCTAGCTTTTGCACGAGTGGAAGATCTTTAATACtacctccattctaaattataggtCGTTTTGGATTTTCTAGGTACACAGCtagctatgcacctagatatacgctATCTCTAGACACATAgtaaaaaactatgtatctagaaaagccaagagGACTTACAATttgtctagaaaagccaaaacgacttacaatttagaatggagggagtacaatttTCTTACAGATGCATTGAGAAAATACCTTTAAATCTGCTTTTGCCCTTTTCCGAGCTGCTAATAATTCTTCAAGGATCTCAGGAAGTATACCCTGATATTGTTTTCATAATCTTGGTTACAAAACACATCTTCTGTCCAGAACACCTATTATCAAGACAGGATGCAATTACCTTCTGTAGTTCTGGTTTCACAAATATTTCACCAGATGGGGTTTTATTGAGGCTTTCCGGAGGTAAGTTGAGTTTACGGGCGTCCTCAGGGGGCACCTTCAAAATTAAATAAAACCTAGTAAATTGTCATCCATTTTAGAGACCAAAGGTCCTTTTTAGAGCATGCAGCAATAATTATAGCTATATAAGCACCAGGAAAATTACCAAGGTACAGTAGCAAAGGTTATATGCCATCATGATGGATGGATACAGAGAAGCAAAGTCCAAAGTTGCGATGGGCTTCTCATAAAATCCAGCCCTTGCCTCCAAAACCTAAAAATTGCAGGGGACATAGATTACAGCAAATCCTTATAGTACAAAGGAAATAAAACTAAATTGTTCATTGCATGATCAATTCAGAAGGTGGTGGGGAAATTGATGAAAATTTCTTGCTTCCCAGATGGAAAGATTGATGGCATACACAAAAGCATGTTTCTAGAGTGGAAAACCCTGCATATGTATTTCACTTCCAAAGGCATCAAGAACAAATTTGCAATAAGTATGGATATCTTAACTCGTCATCTAGATTTTTTTTTAGCTTGGAATGACAAATATCTATACCCTCATTTCAAGGCAAGCAATGCAAAGATAGTTTCAGTGTACAGAGCAAACTAAAAAGTTTGCAATAGACAAATAGAAATATCCTAATAACTGCAATAGCTGTGGACAGGAAATGACAAATGGGCTACAAGTGTGCAGATATTGTCCTTCCACTTACAGTTGCACCCTCAAAGGTATCTTGCCCTGACCCTTGACCCTTGATATTTGGTATAACAAGGTTTTTCTGTTTTGCTTTCCTGAGTAGTTGCGAGAGGACCTGTGGTACAAATGAAACTATTTTTAGGGTACTAGAATGTGATACTTTCAATAGCATCATTGGCTTGTTCTCACCTTAATACTTTGTCCCCTCGAAAGTAGAAACGAAATGGGAACACCAGTGACCCTTGCCATTTCCACATAGTTGTAGATATACATCAATTTATCTAACAGTCTTTGAGGAAGATAAGCATCCTGTTTTTACAAAGGCAAAAGTCAAAACTGGTTTATGTAGGCTCCAAGAAAAATGCTACAAATCAGCTTACACATTTTTCTCGTGAGAGAGAAATCAGCTGATACAGTGAAATCAATAATGGCACTGTTTCATGCTAGCTTGTAAATAGCTATTGGCAAACTGCTGGCCAGTAGGAAATTGAAAAGAACACACACAAATATACTGTAACTATTTTCCAAAGCCCTAGTGTTGCTGAGAAATTTCCAAAATGCAAAATTGGTGCTGAAACATTGACATTGTACTTGGTAATGTTAAAAGTGATGTGTAGAGCAATATAAGTATTTATTTATTTGGAAAAATTGGTCCAAATGCTTCTGGGGCGCCACTTAAAAGCTCCATCAGCAATAATAACAAAGTGGCCACAACTTACCAACATACTCTTTGTAAAACATCACCAGTTCAGTAACAATTAAAACAAAAGGGTGTATTTAGTTGACCTTTAAGCAATAAACTGCAAGCCGCCTTCGTGTCTCTGAGTTTCCATTTTGAAGATCAGATATAATTGAATGATGAACATCTTCTTTCTACTCAAAAAGTCAATAATTaggaaagaaaaggaaagggtTCTCAAGAGAAGGAAAGAATATTAGAATCAATCATTGTTAGTAAATAGTAGCAAAAATCATATGGATACCAAAAAAATCCATCTACATAGGTAATTTTGCAAAGAACACCAATTTTCTAGAAGACTGAAGACATGCCATGCAATCAGAAATATAGAGTCAACACCACCAACAGCAACAATAAGAAAGACAGCAAAGTCTTTTATCCCAAGCCAAAACTAACACTGATCAAACACAAAAAAATACTTCCGACAGAAAGGCATCAAAATGATTACGAGTACAATGACtgaaagcaacatagagcacttGAAATGTTTGAACTTACTTGCTCCCCAAGAAAGTGTGCCGATACAGAGTTCAATGAATAAGAACTCAGCTTGTAATCCCGTTGCATAGCCTGCATCATATCCAGTTAGTGAAGATAAAGAAACATATGAAATAATCTCATGAAAACAGCAAACACTGATTTAATTGCCAAACAAAAGTAGATCACAACCTGCAGGAGATCAAATTGCACTCTTCCTTCAATAGTAACATCCTTACTTTCACGCACACCATATTGCCTGGATAAGTACAACGACCTCATCAGTATTTTCTTTTTACGTAAAAACAACTTGAAAAATCTTTCATTTTCATTTCTATTTTTACATGATGACTTTCATTTCCAATTGTAACTTGCAAGTCGAGAAAGTCCAAAGCATTAACATTCATTAAATAAGTGACAAAAATGGAAGGAATTGAGACATGTAAACTGTAAAGAGTTGGGAACTGAGGATTGTGAAAACCCTGGACATGGCGTAGAACCAGCGGAGCCTAAAGCTCTCTATGGATCACAAATTTCAAACATGTTTGTGCTAAGAGACAGAAATACAGTGGTATCATGATGCAGGAAATATGACTAACCATAGAAACTGTGAATTAAATGTATGAAATATGAACACACTACAGCTCATTATAGGGTACCATAACTTCTAAAAAAATAAGCGACTTCTCTCCTGTAAGACAAATGAACAAGATTTGTATGGCAGCTAACTCAGAATCAGAATAATAGATGCATCGCTAGAATCAAATAAAGCACAAAAATGAAAACATGAGATGCACATGCAAGCAGACAATAAAACTAAGCAGCATAGTGCTCCAATGATATGCTAGCAcccccccaccccacacacacaccccaCCCGACACACACAAAGGAAATTGTATAAATATGTGAATATAAAGGGACTACAGAATATATAACAAATATTTTATTGAGTAAGACAATTGGATGATAAAGGCAAAGTAATATATATTAAATGCATAGAGGAGAGGTACAAGAAGTGACCTCGAAGAAAAGGTCGTATCACGGACACGAACGCGACTATTTCTGATTCGGCCAAGTATTGGAAACTCTGCTATCTTGAGAACCTCAGCCCTCTGCAAATGTGTAATCAAATTGTACTAAATATGGCTGATTGTCAAGTTGAGAATCTGAATACTCTACAGACGTTATTGAACCTCAATAAGATAGGGCATGTCAAATTTGCAAATATTGTATCCAATTATGATATCCGGATCCACTTCACGTATGAAATCCTGCAAATTATTTCCAAATAACAATCAGATTATCTTTCAGTAAGTCCTTTGTCTACAATCAGAAACTGTATTTAACTTCTCTCCTTTTGAGAAATAAGTGTGATTTAACTTTTTTCTTTTGATGGACAATGATATTtagttttagcaaaaaaaaatgtTAACCGCATATGGCAAGTGAAAAGGTAACCAAATACAAAATGTAGATACAAAAGGCAAAGAGAATGAAACCAACACAGGGACATGAAGAAAACATCATGGATAAAGGCACTATAAATTCGTTTTCAgaaaatataaaggcatcacgtTCAACTGAATTTGACAGCTCCAAAGACAGCAGCACTTACCCTCCATGCAAGTAGAATGTCTCTCTCTGTATCAAATGACATAACATCGACTCCCACGATGGGAGAGCATGATTTAAGAGTCATGACATTCCGTACAAAAGGTTGGCCTTCTCCTTGATGTGTAACCAAGTTAGCTATCTATTTAAATTCAAAGGGGTAAGTCAATAAATTGTAAACATAAAGACCTGTATTCAAACTAAATGGTACCAAGTATCAGATACATGAATAATGAACTCAACCTGAATAACAGGATCATGAGTTGGTTCTGGGAAATGACCTTTGCGACCAGCACATTCAATATCAAAACTTAATATGCGAAACGGGGCCATCTTAGAATATTCTCCTTCAGCAGCATGGCTTACCAGATCTGAGTATCTGTTAGCTGTGTTAAGAATAGACATAACTGAACAACATTACAGTTTAGTAAATAGATGAAGCATTCAATTAAGTATAGAAGGATACAGGCAATCTAGCTCTAGCTGACAATAGGACATGACACGGGCTGCTTTCCTGTATTTCCCAGCAGGAAGTTCAATCCAGTTGCCACCAACAATATTGCAATCAATCATGAATCGAAGGGCAAAAAGAATGTTGCTTTCATATGTAAGGAAACTCTTTGAACCAAGGCCTTCAATTGTTATGCCCCTTTCCAGAATACCTATAATGTGCAAACATATGCCATTTAAGCCAGCAAAGAGGGGGAAAAAGCGACTAGTAACTTGGATGATCAGAGGAATAAAGTAAAGATCATAACATTGCATGATAATACATTGACATATAACAAAAAAATGTTCTGTAGGTTATCCATTAAataaagaaaagatagtaaggtcAATCTACAAGACTTAGCAATAATAGCTGCATTGTGTCTTAAGGGTGCCACCAACCACGACAGCTAGCAACCATGGTAGGCAAAGCTACTACTATCTTGAGGAAAGGCTGAGATTGCTGTGTTTGGTAATGCATAATTGTCTGCTTCTGCACAAGCTCAACTCTCTTCACGAATCTTGGAACATTGCTGCTTCTATTTGACTCCTTCATCCTCCCCTGTAGTACAGTTTGAAGAAACCATAAGGAAACTATGTACTGCCAAAGTACTATGTTTCCTTAGAAGCTCAGTTAGGTATGATTGTAAGTACAAACCTCTAGTGTTTGGTGAAAGCGCGATATATCATCAGGACCCATCCCTGAAGGACAGCCAATATAGAAATATGGCTCAAATCCATGCACCTGACAGCATATGCTGTGACCTACAAATGTTACAGGGATAGCATCAGAGGTCAGCAAAAACCATATGGCACTAATAATTCTTTACTGAGAGATAATAGACTCGAGATATTACCTTCTCTTGTAACACCAAAAATCCTTAGTATGGCTGCCGAACCAGATGAGTTGGGGAGCAATTCTTTGTGGCTCTCACCAATAACATAATCTATTTCCAACTGCTGAAAAGCTAGAATATCCAATACAAACAGAAGAGTAGCAAATGTAAGATGAAGCCAAATATTCTGAATATATGTTCATACAAGTTCAAATTAAAACAAAACTAGGTGACTATCTATTTAATTAGCAAGAAACATTGAATCTGAATGAGCATTGAGCATGTACAAGAGGACTGTTAAGCAAGTCCTGACTCCTGAGTTCAAACTTTTAAAGCTCATAACTCATAAGTGCAAAAgtgtataaatatatataaatataaatgtgCGTTCGATAGAAAATAGGTTCACTTCATAAATTAATTCAGAAAAAACAACATTTGGAAAACTGCTAAGTGATTTTACGATCTTCTCTATCATGATTGATTATAATATCCATCTCAGATTGGCAGGTGATACAAGCAGAATTTTGAACTAGGACTATGAAATTGTACAAGACAAAAATTAGAGGTCTATGAGATAATTCTAGGAAGTAGGAAGGTGGGAGTGCCCATCTTAAAAAGTTAAAACCCTTAACCCTTGATTGGAAATTTACATCTATGATTCATCAATTGCAGCTAGTTGCATCACTCATAATTAGAAAAACAGTACAGTTTTAAAGCGCACCAGACACTGAAAAGGTGCCTTTCTTCCTGTCCTAAACAACCCAGGGATCCAAAAAAAGGGCGAACAATAAACTTTACTAGCCAACCTGATATACAAACGCACATACTAGTCCAAAATAATAGTTGCTCGTTTTTTGCCCAAAATTTCACCAAAGGACCATGGTCCAAATTTCCTGAACACTACAAATCCCAAGAGAAGAAGGACGGACCTGGTGCAagcagtagagtcttaccgcctgtaaccggaaggtcccgggttcaagtcgcggtctcctcgcattgcacatgcgagggtaaggcttgccactgacaccctttacCAAAcccagagcgggagctctctgcactgggtacgccctcttTTTTTTTACAAATCCCAAGAGAAACCACATATGTGCACAAAATTTTGCCGAGCCCCAGACCGCATTAAGGCAACTTGACTAACACAGCATTTTACCAAAAATATGAGAACCCTATCCAAATGACAGTTGGTTATCAGCAATTCATTCTCAATCCGACAAAGCAGTACTGAATCCAAACCCCCAACGCACTCCCCACGCAGCCTGCCAGACCCCAACCAAGCCATCTCGGGACACTGAATCCATTAAGACCCGGATCAGGAGAGTGGGCGCCGGAGAGAAAAGGGGGACCGGGTCGTACCGACGGCGCGGGAGCACCCGGCGGCGAGGTCGGCGGGAAGTGCGGGGCGCTTCCACCGCGCGAGGCGGGACGCGAAGGCCTCGTCGCGCTGGAGCATCAGCAACGCCGCCTCGTCCTCCGCCAGGATGGACTCATCCAGGAACACGTCCTCGTCCATCATATCCTCCTCCTCCGCGGCGGCCGCGCCCGCCGCGGGAGGAGGCGGCTGCGGCGTGCCGGGGCTGGGGTTGGGGTTGGCCCTCTTCGCCGCCGCCCCGGAGGGAGCGGGGGGTGGGGGACCCCGCCGCTTGCCGCCACGTCCGCCTGAGCTCATCGCCGGATTGGGGGAcgggagggggagggagagggagagggggaggcgggaAGTGCGGAGACTGAAACTGGGGTTCCCGCCATTGCTGGGGAGGTAGGTAGGGTTTAATACGGGAGGGAGTCGAGCATATCAGAAATACGCCTCCCATATAATGGTTGCGTCAATTGTACAGACAACTTTTTGGTCGTATTtg is part of the Miscanthus floridulus cultivar M001 chromosome 9, ASM1932011v1, whole genome shotgun sequence genome and encodes:
- the LOC136483623 gene encoding DNA polymerase delta catalytic subunit-like, with the translated sequence MSSGGRGGKRRGPPPPAPSGAAAKRANPNPSPGTPQPPPPAAGAAAAEEEDMMDEDVFLDESILAEDEAALLMLQRDEAFASRLARWKRPALPADLAAGCSRAVAFQQLEIDYVIGESHKELLPNSSGSAAILRIFGVTREGHSICCQVHGFEPYFYIGCPSGMGPDDISRFHQTLEGRMKESNRSSNVPRFVKRVELVQKQTIMHYQTQQSQPFLKIVVALPTMVASCRGILERGITIEGLGSKSFLTYESNILFALRFMIDCNIVGGNWIELPAGKYRKAARVMSYCQLELDCLYSDLVSHAAEGEYSKMAPFRILSFDIECAGRKGHFPEPTHDPVIQIANLVTHQGEGQPFVRNVMTLKSCSPIVGVDVMSFDTERDILLAWRDFIREVDPDIIIGYNICKFDMPYLIERAEVLKIAEFPILGRIRNSRVRVRDTTFSSRQYGVRESKDVTIEGRVQFDLLQAMQRDYKLSSYSLNSVSAHFLGEQKEDVHHSIISDLQNGNSETRRRLAVYCLKDAYLPQRLLDKLMYIYNYVEMARVTGVPISFLLSRGQSIKVLSQLLRKAKQKNLVIPNIKGQGSGQDTFEGATVLEARAGFYEKPIATLDFASLYPSIMMAYNLCYCTLVPPEDARKLNLPPESLNKTPSGEIFVKPELQKGILPEILEELLAARKRAKADLKEAKDPLERAVLDGRQLALKISANSVYGFTGATVGQLPCLEISSSVTSYGRQMIEHTKKLVEDKFTTVGGYEHNAEVIYGDTDSVMVQFGVSKVEDAMKLGREAADYISGTFTKPIKLEFEKVYFPYLLISKKRYAGLYWTNPEKFDKMDAKGIETVRRDNCLLVKNLVTECLHKILVDRDVPGAVQYVKNTISDLLMNRVDLSLLVITKGLTKTGEDYAVKAAHVELAERMRKRDPATAPTVGDRVPYVIIKAAKGAKAYEKSEDPIYVLDNNIPIDPQYYLENQISKPLLRIFEPILKNASKELLHGSHTRSVSISTPSNSGIMKFAKKQLTCLGCKAVISGASQTLCSHCKGREAELYCKTVANVSDLEMLFGRLWTQCQECQGSLHQDVLCTSRDCPIFYRRRKAQKDMAEARLQLDRWDF